A window of the Tessaracoccus sp. MC1865 genome harbors these coding sequences:
- the pknB gene encoding Stk1 family PASTA domain-containing Ser/Thr kinase gives MTERGALLGNRYELDQVIGRGGMAEVWRARDVRLERDVAIKRLRVDLASDPTFQARFRREAQSAAGLNHPNIVAVYDTGEQLDTVSNVSVPYIVMELVEGVTLRDVLRGGRKLVPERALEFTAGVLDALAYSHRAGIIHRDIKPANVMMTSNGTVKVMDFGIARAVADTSATMTQTAAVIGTAQYLSPEQARGEKVDNRSDIYSVGCLLYELLTSQPLFKGDSPVSVAYQHVREQPVPPSQIDPEVTPEMDAIVLKSLSKDPRDRYQDASEMREDILRSLSGQPVLAAAPADVPTQVIPSDPMTTTARRGVMPADPTVASTNSPVVPPPMVPIEHLADEEDEPRSRTGMIVLAVVGGLVVIGLIIGLLMLLNPPGPTETTPSPTPSVSLSPSPSPSPSTESPTPSPSPSPSESPTVELALMPDVIGMNRAQAENVVRNAELQPVVEERPGTADDRGQVVETDPVADVELEPGSEVTLFVSTGVETRTIPETVTGINYDAAVDLLTASGFTNIQEAVQADPREEGPQANLGDVIKTEPAPGTAVAIDTPITLYVATGNSIVPRLTGLNQADATAAAAERGFTITVVEEESTAQVPGVVFEQEAVWDEPWPRNQPFEVKVAKAPASEPPAASSPAASPTP, from the coding sequence GTCGGCCGCGGGGCTGAACCACCCCAACATCGTCGCCGTCTACGACACCGGCGAGCAGCTCGACACCGTCTCGAACGTGTCGGTGCCCTACATCGTGATGGAACTCGTGGAGGGCGTCACGCTGCGTGACGTGCTGCGCGGAGGGCGCAAACTCGTACCCGAGCGCGCGTTGGAGTTCACCGCCGGCGTGCTGGACGCACTGGCGTACTCGCACCGCGCCGGGATCATCCACCGCGACATCAAGCCGGCCAACGTCATGATGACGTCCAACGGCACCGTCAAGGTGATGGACTTCGGCATCGCGCGCGCCGTGGCGGACACGTCCGCCACCATGACGCAGACCGCCGCCGTGATCGGCACCGCCCAGTACCTGTCGCCGGAGCAGGCGCGCGGCGAGAAGGTCGACAACCGCTCCGACATCTACTCCGTCGGTTGCCTCCTCTACGAACTGCTGACCTCGCAGCCGTTGTTCAAGGGCGACTCGCCCGTGAGCGTCGCCTACCAGCACGTCCGCGAACAGCCCGTCCCGCCATCGCAGATCGACCCTGAAGTCACGCCGGAGATGGACGCCATCGTCCTGAAGTCGCTGTCGAAGGACCCCAGGGACCGGTACCAGGACGCGTCGGAGATGCGCGAGGACATCCTGCGCTCCCTCAGCGGCCAGCCGGTGTTGGCCGCCGCTCCAGCGGACGTGCCCACGCAGGTGATCCCGTCTGACCCCATGACGACGACCGCCCGCCGCGGCGTGATGCCCGCAGACCCCACCGTCGCCTCCACGAACTCGCCGGTGGTGCCACCGCCGATGGTGCCCATCGAGCACCTCGCCGACGAAGAGGACGAGCCCCGCTCCCGCACCGGCATGATCGTGCTGGCCGTCGTGGGCGGGCTCGTGGTCATCGGCCTGATCATCGGCCTCCTGATGCTGCTCAACCCGCCCGGCCCCACGGAGACCACGCCGTCGCCCACGCCGTCGGTGTCGCTCTCGCCGTCGCCGTCGCCGTCGCCCAGCACCGAGTCGCCCACGCCCAGCCCGTCGCCCTCGCCGTCGGAGAGCCCGACGGTGGAACTGGCGCTCATGCCGGACGTGATCGGCATGAACCGCGCCCAGGCGGAGAACGTGGTACGCAACGCCGAACTCCAGCCCGTCGTCGAGGAGCGCCCCGGCACCGCCGACGACCGTGGACAGGTCGTGGAGACCGACCCTGTCGCCGATGTGGAACTGGAACCCGGCTCCGAGGTGACGCTGTTCGTGTCCACCGGCGTCGAGACCCGCACCATCCCGGAGACGGTCACGGGTATCAACTACGACGCCGCCGTGGACCTGCTGACCGCCAGCGGTTTCACCAACATCCAGGAGGCCGTGCAGGCCGATCCCAGGGAGGAGGGCCCGCAGGCCAACCTGGGCGACGTCATCAAGACCGAACCGGCCCCGGGCACCGCAGTCGCCATCGACACGCCCATCACGCTGTATGTGGCGACGGGCAACTCGATCGTGCCGCGCCTGACCGGCCTGAACCAGGCCGACGCCACCGCCGCCGCCGCGGAACGTGGCTTCACCATCACAGTGGTGGAGGAGGAGTCGACTGCGCAGGTGCCCGGAGTCGTCTTCGAGCAGGAGGCCGTGTGGGATGAGCCGTGGCCGCGGAACCAGCCCTTCGAGGTGAAGGTCGCCAAGGCCCCCGCCTCGGAGCCCCCGGCAGCCTCCAGCCCGGCGGCATCACCGACGCCGTAG
- a CDS encoding aminodeoxychorismate/anthranilate synthase component II: MARILVIDNYDSFVYNIVSYLAQIGAEVEVWRNDDPRFADERWHESFDGILISPGPGTPEAAGVCIDVVRTLSGVKPIFGVCLGLQAIGVAFGGVVDRAPEQLHGKTSPVFHEGTGVFKGLPSPVTTTRYHSLAIMEDSVPEVLEVTARTESGVIMAVRHRELAVEAVQFHPESVLTEGGYQMLANWLTECGDTDAPARAAGLSPLVTADLSR, encoded by the coding sequence GTGGCCCGCATCCTCGTCATCGACAATTACGATTCGTTCGTCTACAACATCGTGTCCTACCTCGCCCAGATCGGCGCGGAGGTCGAGGTGTGGCGCAACGACGACCCCCGCTTCGCGGATGAGCGCTGGCACGAAAGCTTCGACGGCATCCTGATCTCCCCCGGCCCCGGCACTCCGGAGGCCGCCGGCGTCTGCATCGACGTGGTGCGCACCCTCAGCGGCGTGAAGCCCATCTTCGGCGTCTGCCTGGGTCTGCAGGCCATCGGCGTCGCGTTCGGCGGCGTCGTGGACCGGGCGCCCGAGCAGCTCCACGGCAAGACTTCGCCCGTGTTCCATGAGGGCACGGGCGTGTTCAAGGGACTGCCCTCGCCCGTCACCACCACCCGCTACCACTCGCTGGCCATCATGGAGGACTCGGTTCCCGAGGTCCTGGAGGTCACCGCGCGGACCGAGAGCGGCGTCATCATGGCGGTACGGCACCGCGAGCTCGCCGTCGAGGCCGTGCAGTTCCACCCGGAGTCGGTCCTCACCGAGGGCGGTTACCAGATGCTGGCCAACTGGCTCACGGAGTGCGGCGACACCGACGCCCCCGCCCGCGCCGCGGGGCTCTCGCCCCTGGTCACGGCGGACCTGAGCCGCTGA
- a CDS encoding sugar-binding protein, with product MKLKRTAAVVAALLISSLSLTACGGGRGGDATVAGDGTTPAAGEASTAGSEGGFPADATIGVALPWLGTQNWKEAETMFEAQLTEAGFTPLIQSADQKVPQQQQQIEALIEQGAKVIVVGPVDGTQLGSVLTTAHDAGVAVIGYDRLIENTTAVDAVVQFGSVRTGELQGESLLEGLEATGPGPYNIELFGGGPADPNAPNFFKGAMSVLQPKIDDGTLVVVSGQTDFTQVATQDWDNAKAQSRMDSLLSGFYSDKEIHGVLSPNDGIARAILTSVKQAGQSRIPVVDGLDAENESIVSIAKGEQYSTVAKPTDALVAKTVELIKALQSGAGLPAADTQENNGTKDVDIYQLDPVVVTKANAAEVFANDADRMKLFEDNLA from the coding sequence ATGAAGTTGAAGCGCACAGCCGCAGTCGTGGCAGCACTTCTGATCTCCTCCCTCAGCCTGACGGCCTGCGGCGGCGGACGGGGCGGCGACGCCACGGTGGCCGGCGACGGCACCACTCCGGCCGCCGGCGAGGCCAGCACCGCCGGCAGCGAGGGTGGCTTCCCGGCCGACGCCACCATCGGCGTGGCCCTCCCGTGGCTGGGCACCCAGAACTGGAAGGAAGCCGAGACCATGTTCGAGGCGCAGCTCACGGAGGCCGGGTTCACGCCCCTCATCCAGAGCGCCGACCAGAAGGTGCCGCAGCAGCAGCAGCAGATCGAGGCGCTCATCGAGCAGGGCGCCAAGGTCATCGTCGTCGGCCCGGTCGACGGCACCCAGCTGGGCTCCGTGCTGACCACGGCGCACGACGCTGGAGTCGCCGTCATCGGCTACGACCGACTCATCGAGAACACCACCGCCGTCGACGCGGTCGTGCAGTTCGGCTCCGTCCGCACCGGTGAACTGCAGGGCGAGTCGCTCCTCGAGGGACTCGAGGCCACTGGCCCCGGCCCCTACAACATCGAACTCTTCGGCGGCGGTCCGGCCGATCCCAATGCCCCGAACTTCTTCAAGGGCGCCATGAGCGTGCTGCAGCCCAAGATCGACGACGGGACGCTCGTCGTCGTGTCCGGCCAGACCGACTTCACCCAGGTCGCCACGCAGGACTGGGACAACGCCAAGGCGCAGTCGCGCATGGATTCCCTGCTCTCGGGCTTCTACTCCGACAAGGAGATCCACGGCGTCCTCTCCCCGAATGACGGCATCGCCCGCGCCATCCTGACCTCGGTGAAGCAGGCCGGTCAGTCGAGGATCCCGGTGGTCGACGGCCTGGATGCCGAGAACGAGTCGATCGTCTCCATCGCCAAGGGCGAGCAGTACTCCACCGTTGCCAAGCCGACCGACGCGTTGGTCGCCAAGACGGTCGAGCTGATCAAGGCCCTCCAGTCGGGAGCAGGCCTCCCTGCCGCCGATACCCAGGAGAACAACGGCACCAAGGACGTCGACATCTACCAGCTCGACCCCGTCGTCGTCACCAAGGCTAACGCCGCCGAGGTCTTCGCCAACGACGCTGACCGCATGAAGCTCTTCGAGGACAACCTGGCCTGA
- a CDS encoding sugar ABC transporter permease, whose protein sequence is MKALKQVFGGKLQQYTMALALIALVVVFNVISGGRMLTSSNFQNLISGNAYVLILAIGMVMVIVIGQIDLSVGSVAGFVGMSVAISIAQYGFPWWAGLLLGLVLGVLVGMWHGFWLAKMGIPGFITTLAGMMIFRGLVIWMSHSISVPVPTQFSYLGAGYLPEWGPAWTGLNNSTLLLGLLALAWFAYSEINRRRQAKARGSEIPLWVTGTRVVLIAGVIGYVTWLFGSGRPGTSFPIPGLILVVLVIIYHTITQRTRFGRHIYAVGGNKAAAALSGVNTQRTYFLVMTNMSFLAAVAGILFIGRSTAAGPSDGTMWELDAIAAVFIGGAAVSGGIGTVVGSMVGGLVMAVLNSGLMLMGVGADQTQVIKGLVLLAAVAFDVHNKNQGKPSIIGTLMRNVGKKPDVAEVPAGTPEAQHLAGTPEVPVEGPATDNKATIPS, encoded by the coding sequence ATGAAAGCTCTCAAGCAGGTCTTTGGAGGCAAGCTCCAGCAGTACACGATGGCGTTGGCGCTGATCGCGCTCGTCGTCGTCTTCAACGTCATCTCCGGCGGCCGGATGCTGACGTCGTCCAACTTCCAGAACCTCATCTCGGGCAACGCCTATGTGCTGATCCTGGCCATCGGCATGGTCATGGTCATCGTCATCGGGCAGATCGACCTGTCGGTCGGCTCGGTGGCCGGCTTCGTCGGGATGAGCGTGGCCATCTCCATCGCCCAGTACGGCTTCCCCTGGTGGGCGGGCCTCCTGCTCGGCCTCGTCCTCGGCGTGCTCGTGGGCATGTGGCACGGCTTCTGGCTGGCCAAGATGGGCATCCCGGGGTTCATCACCACCTTGGCGGGCATGATGATCTTCCGCGGTCTGGTGATCTGGATGTCGCACTCCATCTCCGTGCCCGTGCCCACGCAGTTCTCCTACCTCGGCGCCGGCTACCTGCCCGAGTGGGGGCCCGCCTGGACCGGTCTGAACAACTCGACGCTGCTGCTCGGGCTCCTCGCGCTGGCCTGGTTCGCGTACAGCGAGATCAACCGACGTCGCCAGGCCAAGGCCCGCGGCTCCGAGATCCCGCTGTGGGTCACCGGCACCCGCGTGGTGCTGATCGCGGGCGTCATCGGCTACGTCACGTGGCTGTTCGGCAGCGGCCGCCCCGGCACGTCGTTCCCCATCCCCGGCCTGATCCTCGTCGTGCTCGTGATCATCTACCACACCATCACGCAGCGCACCCGCTTCGGCCGCCACATCTACGCCGTCGGCGGCAACAAGGCCGCGGCCGCGCTCTCGGGCGTCAACACCCAGCGCACCTACTTCCTCGTCATGACCAACATGAGCTTCCTCGCTGCCGTCGCGGGCATCCTCTTCATCGGCCGCTCCACCGCCGCGGGCCCCTCCGACGGAACCATGTGGGAGCTCGACGCCATCGCCGCGGTCTTCATCGGCGGGGCCGCGGTCTCCGGTGGTATCGGCACCGTCGTCGGCTCGATGGTGGGTGGCCTGGTCATGGCCGTCCTGAACTCCGGGCTCATGCTGATGGGGGTGGGCGCGGACCAGACGCAGGTCATCAAGGGCCTCGTCCTGCTGGCCGCCGTCGCCTTCGACGTGCACAACAAGAACCAGGGCAAGCCGTCGATCATCGGCACGCTGATGCGCAACGTCGGAAAGAAGCCCGACGTCGCGGAGGTCCCCGCAGGGACTCCCGAGGCCCAGCACCTGGCAGGTACCCCCGAGGTCCCCGTCGAAGGCCCGGCGACCGACAACAAGGCCACCATTCCGTCCTGA
- the mmsA gene encoding multiple monosaccharide ABC transporter ATP-binding protein: protein MAAEQLLLEMRNITKVFPGVKALDDVTMSVRRADIHAICGENGAGKSTLMKVLSGVYPHGTYEGEILLEGEEMHFNGIKSSEEHGVVIIHQELALIPELSITENIFLGSEVMRGGLIDWEAARTQAVDLLARVGLDISPDTQVKTLGVGQQQLVEIAKALSKNVRVLILDEPTSALNEDDSAHLLDLMRGLKARGITCLMISHKLNEIAAVADAVTVIRDGRTVETYDVVAGQVDEDRIIRAMVGRSLENRYPHRTPKIGETLAEVRGWNVEHPNVPGRLVVRDANFTVARGEVVGFAGLMGAGRTELARSIFGHSYGTYRSGELLIGGRPVHANTVQKAIAAGIAYVTEDRKNLGLNLIDDIKATVVSANLKGIVRRFLLQPRLEAEVAERYRRELRIKSSSVDVGVATLSGGNQQKVVLSKWMYSSPELLILDEPTRGIDVGAKYEIYKLIHQLADDGKGVIVISSELPELLGICDRIYTICEGRITGDLPASEADQETLMRRMTTTSTAPAAPALSA from the coding sequence ATGGCCGCTGAGCAACTGCTGCTCGAGATGCGCAACATCACCAAGGTGTTCCCTGGCGTGAAGGCGCTCGACGACGTCACCATGTCCGTGCGCCGCGCCGACATCCACGCCATCTGCGGGGAGAACGGTGCGGGGAAGTCCACCCTCATGAAGGTGCTGTCCGGGGTCTACCCGCACGGCACGTACGAGGGTGAGATCCTGCTCGAGGGGGAGGAGATGCACTTCAACGGCATCAAGTCCTCCGAGGAACACGGCGTCGTGATCATCCACCAGGAGCTGGCCCTCATCCCGGAGCTGTCCATCACCGAGAACATCTTCCTCGGCTCAGAGGTGATGCGCGGAGGACTGATCGACTGGGAGGCGGCCCGCACACAGGCGGTGGACCTCCTGGCGCGCGTCGGCCTCGACATCAGCCCCGACACCCAGGTCAAGACCCTCGGCGTCGGCCAGCAGCAGCTCGTCGAGATCGCCAAGGCCCTGTCCAAGAACGTCCGCGTCCTCATCCTCGACGAGCCCACCTCGGCGCTCAACGAGGACGACTCCGCCCACCTCCTGGACCTCATGCGCGGGCTCAAAGCCCGCGGCATCACCTGCCTGATGATCTCCCACAAGCTCAACGAGATCGCGGCGGTCGCCGACGCCGTCACCGTCATCCGGGACGGCCGCACCGTCGAGACCTACGACGTGGTGGCCGGGCAGGTCGACGAGGACCGCATCATCCGCGCCATGGTGGGTCGCTCGCTCGAGAACCGCTACCCGCACCGGACCCCGAAGATCGGTGAGACCCTCGCCGAGGTACGCGGTTGGAACGTCGAACACCCCAACGTCCCCGGCCGCCTCGTCGTCAGGGACGCGAACTTCACGGTGGCCCGTGGCGAGGTGGTGGGCTTCGCCGGCCTCATGGGCGCCGGACGTACCGAGCTGGCGCGCAGCATCTTCGGCCACTCCTACGGCACCTACCGCTCCGGCGAACTGCTCATCGGGGGCAGGCCGGTGCACGCCAACACCGTCCAGAAGGCGATCGCCGCCGGCATCGCCTACGTCACCGAGGACCGCAAGAACCTGGGTCTCAACCTCATCGACGACATCAAGGCCACCGTCGTCTCGGCGAACCTGAAGGGCATCGTGCGACGGTTCCTGCTGCAGCCGCGACTCGAGGCCGAGGTGGCTGAACGGTACCGGCGCGAGTTGCGGATCAAGAGCTCTTCCGTCGACGTCGGCGTGGCCACGCTTTCGGGCGGCAACCAGCAGAAGGTGGTGCTCAGCAAGTGGATGTACTCCTCACCCGAGCTGCTCATCCTCGACGAACCGACGCGGGGCATCGACGTCGGCGCCAAGTACGAGATCTACAAACTCATCCACCAACTCGCCGATGACGGCAAGGGCGTGATCGTCATCTCCTCTGAGCTCCCCGAGCTGCTCGGCATCTGCGACCGGATCTACACGATCTGCGAAGGCCGGATCACCGGCGACCTCCCGGCGTCCGAGGCGGATCAGGAAACCCTGATGCGCCGGATGACCACCACGTCCACCGCGCCGGCGGCCCCGGCTCTCTCCGCCTGA
- a CDS encoding ROK family transcriptional regulator: MRESSGAPGSQASLREANSARILEAVKLYGQLTQVELAAATGLSPATVSNIVKQLLAAGTVETSATTRSGRRAQLVTLARVTSLALGIHIRPRALEMSLVDASYAQVARQHLPLPPEHRFDTTLDRAAMLAAELADQRGLAVGELVGIGVAMPSANRGGAVVGLPTWDDVDVADVIERRLHRPVLVERETDAAALAEARVGALRGAACGVYVRVGEVTDSAIVLGGAVLRPGSAPAAGLGHVRVAPDGAICRCGARGCLNTVVSIEALRELVRISHGSLSLRDIVAAANSGDRGCRQVVTDAGAAIGAALADLATTVGPDRIVVGGPLAQAGDALLGPMLDALGARPLLADAGSLLVPGQLGQEAETLGVVARVFDMMSLTSVLETSSGGEQRG, translated from the coding sequence ATGAGGGAAAGCAGCGGAGCGCCCGGCTCACAGGCCTCGCTGCGCGAGGCGAACAGCGCCCGCATCCTCGAGGCGGTGAAGCTCTACGGCCAGCTCACACAGGTCGAGCTCGCCGCCGCCACGGGCCTCTCCCCCGCCACCGTCTCCAACATCGTGAAGCAACTGCTGGCGGCCGGTACCGTCGAGACGTCGGCGACGACGCGCTCCGGACGCCGCGCCCAGCTCGTCACGCTGGCCCGCGTCACCTCCCTCGCCCTGGGCATCCACATCCGGCCCCGCGCGCTCGAGATGTCGCTGGTGGACGCCAGCTACGCCCAGGTGGCCCGGCAGCACCTGCCGCTGCCGCCAGAGCATCGCTTCGACACCACGCTGGACCGCGCCGCGATGTTAGCCGCGGAGCTCGCCGATCAACGCGGGCTCGCGGTGGGAGAGCTGGTGGGGATCGGCGTCGCGATGCCATCCGCCAACCGCGGCGGCGCCGTCGTCGGCCTGCCGACGTGGGACGACGTCGACGTGGCCGACGTCATCGAGCGACGACTGCACCGCCCCGTCCTGGTGGAACGCGAGACCGACGCCGCCGCCCTCGCCGAGGCCCGCGTCGGGGCCTTGCGCGGCGCGGCGTGCGGCGTGTACGTGCGCGTGGGCGAGGTGACGGATTCCGCGATCGTGCTCGGGGGCGCCGTGCTGCGCCCCGGTTCGGCTCCCGCGGCGGGGCTCGGCCACGTTCGGGTCGCTCCGGACGGGGCCATCTGCCGCTGCGGTGCCCGAGGCTGCCTGAACACCGTCGTGTCGATCGAGGCCCTGCGCGAGCTGGTCCGGATCAGCCACGGCTCCCTGTCGCTGCGCGACATCGTGGCGGCGGCGAACTCGGGCGACAGGGGCTGCCGGCAGGTCGTCACGGACGCGGGGGCGGCGATCGGTGCCGCGCTCGCAGACCTCGCCACCACCGTCGGGCCGGACCGCATCGTAGTGGGCGGGCCGTTGGCCCAGGCGGGCGACGCGCTCCTGGGGCCCATGCTCGACGCCTTGGGCGCCAGACCGCTCCTCGCCGACGCGGGCTCCCTCCTGGTGCCGGGCCAGCTCGGACAGGAAGCGGAAACCCTCGGCGTCGTCGCCCGCGTCTTCGACATGATGTCCTTGACGTCTGTGCTGGAAACATCCTCAGGAGGGGAGCAACGTGGCTGA
- a CDS encoding ATP-binding cassette domain-containing protein, protein MAEPLLELRSVHKAFGGVQALVDVDLTVRAGEVVGLVGDNAAGKSTLARIVAGVYQPDAGQVRLAGRPVAIASAKAAIALGIATVFQEFALVESLDVPSNIFLGRELSRSDGLLDESRMELLARQYLDQLNSRIPDLSVPLHQLSAGQRQCVAIARTLVTDPRLVILDEPTASLSVGQTAEVLSHVERLRELNLGVILISHNLADVRSVADRIEVLRHGRNNGSFAVDEATYENVLSAITGATRHTKPAAGL, encoded by the coding sequence GTGGCTGAACCGCTGTTGGAGCTCAGATCCGTGCACAAGGCCTTCGGCGGCGTGCAGGCGTTGGTCGACGTGGACCTCACGGTCCGCGCGGGCGAGGTGGTCGGCCTCGTCGGCGACAACGCGGCCGGTAAGTCCACCCTCGCCCGCATCGTCGCGGGCGTCTACCAGCCCGACGCGGGGCAGGTCCGGCTGGCAGGCCGGCCGGTGGCCATCGCGTCGGCCAAGGCGGCCATCGCGCTCGGCATCGCGACGGTGTTCCAGGAGTTCGCGCTGGTGGAGAGCCTGGACGTCCCGTCGAACATCTTCCTCGGCCGCGAACTGAGCCGCAGCGACGGGCTGCTGGACGAGTCACGCATGGAGCTCCTCGCGCGCCAGTACCTGGACCAGCTCAACAGCCGCATCCCTGACCTGAGCGTCCCCCTCCACCAGCTCTCGGCCGGGCAGCGGCAGTGCGTGGCCATCGCGCGCACCCTCGTCACAGACCCGCGGCTGGTGATCCTGGACGAGCCCACGGCGTCGCTGTCGGTGGGCCAGACGGCAGAGGTGTTGAGCCACGTGGAGCGACTCCGGGAGTTGAACCTCGGCGTCATCCTCATCAGCCACAACCTGGCAGACGTGCGCTCCGTGGCGGACCGCATCGAGGTGCTGCGCCACGGCCGCAACAACGGCTCGTTCGCAGTGGACGAGGCAACCTACGAGAACGTGCTCTCTGCCATCACCGGCGCCACGCGCCACACGAAGCCCGCCGCGGGCCTCTGA
- a CDS encoding LacI family DNA-binding transcriptional regulator, which yields MFPNSSRPTMRDVARASGVAIKTVSRVMNGEPNVASATAERVLRAADEMGYVMHQQASDLRRRDGGVGAIGLLLSSVGNAFDSRLHRAVERVANDHGMMTLAASTQDDPDVELARLRGFVARRLDGLIVLTVREDHSLLARELERGWPVVFADRPAPDVACDSVTSDNAGGVRAAVQHVRGYGHTRIAFLSNLQVISTSRERTACFRQATRDLPDCTVTTDLGDEAAVIAAIERLMGSDAPPTAILSGRNDITIATVRALQRLGLERSVALVGFDDIPMADLVRPGITVIAQDPDALGELAATRLIARVRGEGLRPEQVVVPTRLIVRGSGEITAGRS from the coding sequence ATGTTCCCCAACTCCTCCCGCCCCACGATGCGTGACGTCGCCCGCGCGTCAGGGGTGGCCATCAAGACCGTCTCCCGCGTCATGAACGGCGAGCCGAACGTCGCGTCAGCCACGGCGGAGCGCGTGCTCCGCGCGGCGGACGAGATGGGCTACGTGATGCACCAGCAGGCCTCGGACCTGCGTCGCCGCGACGGGGGCGTGGGAGCGATCGGGCTGCTCCTGTCGAGTGTCGGCAACGCCTTCGACTCGCGGCTGCACCGCGCGGTGGAGCGGGTCGCCAATGACCACGGGATGATGACGCTGGCGGCCAGCACGCAGGACGACCCGGACGTCGAACTCGCGCGCCTCCGCGGTTTCGTGGCGCGTCGGCTCGACGGGCTGATCGTGCTCACCGTGCGCGAGGACCACTCGCTCCTGGCACGCGAACTCGAGCGCGGCTGGCCCGTCGTCTTCGCGGACCGCCCTGCTCCCGACGTCGCCTGTGACTCCGTGACCTCCGACAACGCCGGCGGCGTCCGAGCCGCCGTCCAGCACGTGCGCGGGTACGGGCACACCAGGATCGCCTTCCTGTCCAACCTGCAGGTGATCAGCACCTCGAGGGAACGCACCGCGTGCTTCCGCCAGGCCACCCGTGACCTTCCGGACTGCACCGTGACGACGGACCTGGGAGATGAGGCGGCCGTGATCGCCGCCATCGAGCGACTCATGGGATCCGACGCGCCGCCGACAGCCATCCTGTCCGGCCGCAACGACATCACGATCGCCACCGTCAGGGCGCTGCAGCGGCTGGGGCTCGAGCGCTCCGTCGCGCTGGTGGGCTTCGACGACATCCCGATGGCCGACCTGGTGCGGCCGGGCATCACGGTCATCGCCCAGGACCCGGACGCCCTAGGCGAGTTGGCGGCCACCCGGCTGATCGCGCGCGTCCGGGGGGAGGGCCTGCGCCCAGAGCAGGTGGTCGTGCCGACACGCCTGATCGTGCGCGGCTCGGGCGAGATCACAGCCGGGCGTTCCTGA